A genomic region of Nostoc sp. UHCC 0702 contains the following coding sequences:
- a CDS encoding DUF3124 domain-containing protein has protein sequence MKLFPHLYLALAVIVIASCDSSKIPSKSKPDTIQATPSQKLVTLDKNFQIAMGQTIYVPVYSHIYHYNQQKIFNLAVTLSIRNTDLSNSLIITSVRYYNSDGKLVKQYLQQPIQLDALAATDFFVDTNDTSGGLGANFIVEWIAKTKISEPVVEAVMIGTDYQQGISFTSPGKVIKSQKN, from the coding sequence ATGAAGCTGTTCCCTCATTTATATTTAGCACTTGCTGTGATTGTGATTGCATCTTGTGATTCATCGAAAATTCCATCCAAATCAAAACCTGATACTATTCAAGCAACCCCATCTCAAAAGTTAGTAACTCTAGATAAAAATTTCCAGATAGCAATGGGACAAACTATTTATGTTCCTGTTTATTCCCATATTTATCATTACAATCAGCAGAAGATTTTCAATTTAGCGGTTACGCTCAGTATTCGTAATACAGATTTGAGTAATTCTCTAATTATTACTTCTGTGCGCTACTATAACTCAGATGGTAAATTAGTCAAGCAGTATTTGCAGCAACCTATTCAACTTGATGCACTAGCTGCAACAGATTTCTTTGTAGATACAAATGACACCAGTGGAGGTTTAGGGGCAAACTTTATTGTAGAGTGGATAGCTAAAACAAAAATTTCTGAGCCTGTAGTAGAAGCAGTTATGATTGGTACTGACTATCAGCAAGGAATTTCTTTTACTAGTCCAGGTAAAGTTATCAAAAGTCAAAAAAACTAA
- the kaiB gene encoding circadian clock protein KaiB, which produces MNKARKTYVLKLYVAGNTPNSVRALKILKNILEQELQGVYALKVIDVLKNPQLAEEDKILATPTLSKILPPPVRKIIGDLSDRERVLIGLDLLYEELSEEDWEE; this is translated from the coding sequence ATGAATAAAGCAAGAAAGACTTACGTTCTCAAGCTTTATGTAGCGGGGAACACGCCAAATTCTGTCCGCGCATTAAAAATACTTAAAAACATATTAGAACAGGAGTTGCAAGGTGTTTATGCTTTGAAAGTAATCGATGTCCTCAAAAACCCACAACTAGCTGAAGAAGATAAAATATTAGCTACACCAACATTATCTAAAATTTTGCCACCGCCCGTTCGCAAAATTATTGGTGACCTTTCAGACAGAGAAAGAGTGTTGATTGGATTAGACTTGCTGTATGAAGAACTGAGTGAAGAAGATTGGGAAGAGTAA
- a CDS encoding TolC family protein, with the protein MKVSGIQLASSLSVLTSTDSRTLFADNIHTQLPNTASKTFPTTVPVTGFQKLNFQPLSSNSNPVILTGNTGVSIAQLPKKDENRFVSLISALKTSQQPKPNNSTTKKKQRALANSGQQSEKRVVSTSADKKDSVPKGTFSLSSLRPSVTPVKKPETLSPTVLQTAVRDIGSAKLLEVESCSQDKGNLASLLLTSKPCGQQNFTQKLVVQNNNITPDTTSSPETTGSEVNLIQPAPITPAGSQVNPIQPAPITPADSEVNPIQPAPLTPADSEANPIQPAPVTPADSEANPIQPAPLTPEPSNSVPTQTQPATVTPEPAHGVQIPSNLNTNANPLQFPTKPEEVTFQGNQPITLAQALELARRNNRDLQVSLLELERAQAALREAQAALLPTVGVNAQLTRSQSASTQLQVEQGVVAPASDDPTTSFNGEAQLTYNIYTSGNRRANIRQAEEQVRFNELAVESQSEEIRLNITTDYYNLQQRDEQVRISQAAVENSQASLRDAQALETAGVGTRFDVLRSQVNLANAQQDLTNALAQQQIARRQLATRISLPQSINISAADPVQLAGIWNPTLEQSIVLAFQNRAELQQQLAQRNIFEQQRRQALSSLGPQVSLVASYQLLDQFDDSTSASDGYSVGVQARLNLFDGGAARARASQAKANIAIAETQFAEQRNQIRFQVEQAFSTQQARLENVQTANTALEQAREALRLARLRFQAGVGTQTDVINSENELTRAEGNRVTAILDYNRALANLQRAISSRATP; encoded by the coding sequence ATGAAGGTAAGTGGCATACAACTGGCGTCTTCTCTTAGCGTTTTGACTTCTACTGATAGTCGAACTCTATTTGCAGACAATATTCATACCCAACTGCCTAACACTGCAAGCAAGACTTTTCCGACCACAGTACCTGTCACTGGGTTTCAAAAGCTGAATTTCCAGCCTTTAAGTAGTAATAGCAACCCAGTTATTTTAACTGGAAATACTGGTGTATCCATAGCACAATTACCTAAGAAAGATGAAAATAGATTTGTCAGTTTGATATCTGCTTTAAAAACTTCCCAGCAGCCAAAGCCAAATAATTCTACAACTAAGAAAAAACAGAGAGCCTTAGCTAATTCTGGGCAGCAATCTGAGAAAAGAGTCGTTTCTACTTCTGCTGATAAAAAAGATTCTGTGCCGAAAGGAACTTTTTCTCTGTCTTCTTTACGACCATCTGTAACGCCAGTAAAAAAGCCTGAAACACTGTCACCCACGGTTTTACAAACTGCGGTTAGGGATATAGGGTCTGCAAAGCTGTTAGAAGTAGAAAGTTGCTCGCAGGACAAGGGGAATCTGGCTTCTTTGCTGTTGACCTCAAAACCCTGTGGGCAGCAAAATTTCACTCAGAAATTGGTGGTTCAGAACAATAACATTACTCCTGACACGACCTCATCGCCTGAAACTACGGGTTCAGAAGTGAATCTGATTCAACCAGCACCAATCACTCCTGCTGGTTCGCAAGTGAATCCGATTCAACCAGCACCAATCACTCCTGCTGATTCAGAAGTGAATCCGATTCAACCAGCACCACTCACTCCTGCTGATTCGGAAGCAAATCCGATTCAACCAGCACCAGTCACTCCTGCTGATTCGGAAGCGAATCCGATTCAACCAGCACCACTCACTCCTGAGCCTAGTAATTCTGTACCAACTCAGACTCAACCAGCAACAGTCACTCCTGAGCCTGCTCATGGTGTGCAAATTCCTAGTAACCTCAATACCAATGCAAATCCCTTGCAGTTTCCTACCAAACCGGAGGAAGTGACATTTCAGGGAAATCAGCCGATTACCTTGGCACAGGCTTTGGAACTGGCACGGCGCAACAATCGGGATTTACAAGTGTCGTTGTTGGAGCTAGAACGCGCTCAAGCGGCTTTACGCGAAGCCCAAGCTGCTTTGCTTCCTACTGTTGGTGTGAATGCTCAGCTGACTCGTAGCCAGTCTGCTTCGACTCAACTTCAGGTAGAACAAGGGGTTGTAGCACCGGCATCAGATGATCCCACTACGTCTTTCAATGGTGAAGCACAACTGACGTATAACATTTATACCTCTGGGAATCGGCGAGCTAATATCAGACAGGCTGAAGAACAAGTGCGTTTCAATGAATTGGCTGTAGAGAGTCAGTCTGAGGAAATCCGCCTGAATATCACCACTGATTACTACAATTTGCAACAAAGAGATGAACAGGTACGTATTTCCCAGGCAGCTGTGGAGAATTCCCAAGCTAGTTTACGAGATGCACAAGCTCTAGAAACGGCTGGGGTCGGTACTCGGTTTGATGTGCTGCGATCGCAAGTTAATTTAGCAAATGCTCAACAAGACTTAACTAATGCTCTTGCACAGCAGCAAATTGCCCGGCGTCAGTTAGCAACTCGCATCAGTTTGCCCCAGTCGATAAATATCAGCGCAGCAGACCCCGTACAATTAGCAGGTATTTGGAACCCAACCCTAGAACAAAGTATTGTTCTAGCTTTTCAAAACCGTGCGGAACTGCAACAACAATTGGCACAACGCAATATTTTTGAGCAGCAGCGACGGCAGGCGCTTTCATCGTTAGGGCCTCAGGTGAGCTTGGTTGCCAGCTACCAATTGTTAGATCAGTTTGATGATAGTACCAGTGCTAGCGATGGTTACTCTGTGGGAGTTCAGGCAAGGCTGAATTTGTTCGATGGGGGAGCAGCAAGAGCAAGGGCATCTCAAGCCAAAGCTAATATTGCGATCGCAGAAACTCAATTTGCTGAACAGCGCAACCAAATCCGCTTCCAGGTAGAACAAGCTTTTTCTACCCAGCAAGCTAGATTAGAGAATGTTCAAACCGCCAATACTGCTTTAGAACAAGCTAGGGAAGCTCTACGTCTGGCGCGTTTACGATTCCAAGCTGGTGTAGGTACTCAAACTGATGTGATCAACTCCGAAAATGAGCTGACAAGAGCTGAAGGTAATCGAGTCACAGCAATTTTGGATTACAACCGTGCTTTAGCTAACTTACAAAGAGCTATTTCCTCCAGGGCAACACCTTAG
- the kaiC gene encoding circadian clock protein KaiC: MSENDQQNKNNSPSEGVEKIHTLIEGFDDISHGGLPMSRTTLVSGTSGTGKTLLSLQFLYNGITYFDEPGVFVTFEESPSDIIKNAHIFGWNLQRLINEGKLFILDASPDPEGQDIVGNFDLSALIERLQYAIRKYKAKRVSIDSITAVFQQYEAIGVVRREIFRLVARLKQLHVTTIITTERNEEYGPVAAFGVEEFVSDNVVIMRNVLEGERRRRTIEILKLRGTTHMKGEYPFTITNEGVNIFPLGAMRLTQRSSNVRVSSGVKTIDEMCGGGFFKDSIILATGATGTGKTLLVSKFLQDGCVSGERVMLFAYEESRAQLSRNAHSWGIDFEELEHQGLLKIICTYPESTGLEDHLQIIKSEIAFFKPARIAIDSLSALARGVSNNAFRQFVIGVTGYAKQEEITGFFTNTTEQFMGSHSITDSHISTITDTILMLQYVEIRGEMSRAINVFKMRGSWHDKGIREYNITADGPQIKDSFRNYERIVSGAPNRVSIDEKAELSRIVKRFEGKQSSDS; the protein is encoded by the coding sequence ATGAGTGAAAACGATCAACAAAATAAAAACAACTCACCAAGTGAGGGTGTAGAAAAAATTCACACTCTGATAGAGGGCTTTGACGATATTAGTCATGGTGGCTTACCTATGAGTAGAACTACATTAGTAAGCGGCACTTCTGGTACAGGCAAAACTTTATTATCTCTTCAGTTTCTCTATAACGGTATTACTTACTTTGATGAACCAGGAGTATTTGTTACTTTTGAAGAATCTCCCAGTGACATTATTAAAAATGCTCATATTTTTGGCTGGAACTTGCAACGTCTAATTAATGAAGGTAAGTTGTTTATTCTGGATGCTTCTCCCGACCCAGAAGGTCAAGATATAGTTGGTAATTTTGACCTTTCCGCACTGATAGAACGCTTGCAATATGCCATTCGCAAATACAAAGCCAAACGAGTCTCAATAGACTCAATCACAGCGGTATTTCAACAGTATGAAGCCATCGGAGTAGTGCGGCGGGAGATTTTTCGCTTGGTTGCACGTCTTAAACAACTGCATGTCACCACTATAATTACCACCGAACGTAACGAAGAATATGGGCCTGTTGCGGCTTTTGGTGTGGAAGAATTTGTTTCTGATAATGTGGTAATTATGCGTAACGTTCTAGAAGGAGAGCGTCGCCGCCGTACAATTGAAATTCTTAAGTTACGTGGTACAACTCATATGAAAGGAGAGTATCCTTTCACAATTACCAATGAAGGAGTGAATATTTTTCCATTGGGAGCAATGCGCTTAACTCAAAGGTCTTCTAATGTGCGGGTATCTTCTGGAGTCAAAACCATTGATGAAATGTGCGGTGGTGGCTTCTTTAAAGATTCTATTATTTTGGCAACAGGAGCCACAGGTACTGGTAAGACATTGTTGGTGAGTAAATTTTTGCAAGATGGCTGCGTCAGTGGTGAACGGGTGATGTTATTTGCTTATGAAGAATCACGCGCTCAGCTGTCTCGCAATGCACATTCTTGGGGAATTGATTTTGAAGAATTAGAACATCAAGGTTTACTCAAAATAATTTGTACCTATCCTGAGTCTACTGGTTTAGAAGATCACTTGCAAATTATTAAATCAGAAATTGCATTCTTTAAGCCAGCTCGCATTGCCATTGATTCTCTCTCAGCACTGGCCAGAGGAGTAAGCAATAATGCATTTCGCCAGTTTGTCATCGGTGTTACTGGTTATGCCAAGCAAGAAGAAATAACTGGTTTTTTTACCAACACAACTGAGCAATTTATGGGGTCGCATTCAATTACAGACTCTCATATTTCCACAATTACAGACACAATTTTGATGTTGCAGTACGTAGAAATTCGTGGAGAAATGTCACGAGCAATTAACGTATTTAAGATGCGGGGATCGTGGCATGATAAAGGTATCCGTGAGTACAATATCACTGCTGACGGCCCTCAAATTAAAGATTCTTTCCGGAACTACGAACGAATTGTCAGTGGTGCTCCTAACCGCGTTAGCATCGACGAAAAGGCGGAACTTTCTCGCATTGTTAAAAGGTTTGAAGGCAAACAGAGTTCCGATTCTTAA
- a CDS encoding KaiA family protein produces MLLPVLIFLPDVKKNLDNRDRPAIKLGLREQMYGCCQFGTPQLYLSPLLGSIISKILSLLRCLQANFSDNFPDKYFYVFACTEQIPDQFLMQMTQVDQQILLQQLKSDYRQILIDYFTTEKTLKEKIDKFINALFYANIPVPQIIEMHMDLIEEFSKQLKLEGRSDEALLDYRLTLIDILAHLCEVYRCSISK; encoded by the coding sequence ATGTTACTACCCGTATTAATTTTCTTACCAGATGTTAAAAAAAATTTAGATAATCGAGATAGGCCAGCTATCAAACTAGGATTGAGGGAGCAGATGTATGGCTGTTGCCAGTTTGGCACGCCCCAATTATACCTTTCCCCTCTCCTTGGGAGCATCATTAGCAAAATTCTCTCTTTACTGAGGTGTTTACAAGCCAACTTTAGTGACAATTTCCCTGACAAATATTTCTATGTATTTGCTTGCACTGAACAAATACCAGACCAGTTTTTGATGCAGATGACTCAAGTTGATCAGCAGATTTTATTGCAGCAACTGAAATCGGATTATCGCCAGATTCTTATAGATTACTTTACTACAGAAAAAACACTGAAAGAAAAAATTGATAAATTTATAAATGCACTATTTTATGCTAATATTCCTGTGCCCCAAATCATAGAAATGCATATGGACTTAATTGAAGAATTTTCTAAACAGCTAAAATTAGAAGGAAGGAGTGATGAGGCATTGCTGGATTACCGATTGACACTTATAGATATCCTAGCTCACCTGTGTGAAGTCTATAGATGTTCAATTTCTAAATAG
- a CDS encoding photosystem II S4 domain protein → MLPREELLKGVENRESVARVIDQAEQAIKTWEVVLTDFLSPPELAEIQRVFNRLTEVQLVAWGGYPQAERQRIAIARAEMPLDQSQVALVALEIAGNFLFDTATHRDFLGAMLGTGIVREKTGDIIVLGERGAQAIVAPELTEFLEMNLKQVRSVPVKTQPIDINELKVREPKKKELTTVEASLRLDAIASAGFGMSRSKMVDLIDSGDVRVNWKEVTQASSQVKSGDLIAIRSKGRLEVGEIAVTKKDRYRVQLTRYM, encoded by the coding sequence ATGTTACCAAGAGAAGAACTTTTAAAGGGTGTAGAAAACCGAGAAAGCGTGGCTCGTGTCATTGATCAGGCGGAGCAAGCTATCAAAACTTGGGAAGTCGTTTTGACAGATTTTCTGTCTCCTCCAGAATTGGCAGAAATACAACGGGTTTTTAATCGTTTAACAGAAGTGCAATTAGTAGCATGGGGCGGATATCCCCAAGCGGAACGACAAAGAATTGCGATCGCTCGTGCGGAAATGCCTCTAGATCAATCTCAAGTCGCCCTTGTGGCCCTGGAAATTGCTGGTAATTTCCTGTTTGATACCGCCACTCACCGCGATTTTTTAGGCGCAATGTTGGGAACAGGAATTGTCCGGGAAAAGACAGGAGACATTATTGTACTGGGAGAGAGAGGAGCGCAGGCAATTGTAGCACCGGAGTTGACAGAATTTCTAGAAATGAATCTTAAACAAGTGCGATCGGTGCCGGTGAAAACTCAGCCGATTGATATCAACGAGTTAAAGGTTCGAGAACCGAAGAAAAAAGAATTAACGACTGTAGAGGCTTCTTTGCGATTAGATGCGATCGCATCTGCTGGTTTTGGCATGTCCCGCAGCAAAATGGTTGATTTAATCGACAGCGGTGATGTCCGTGTCAACTGGAAGGAAGTTACTCAAGCTAGTTCTCAAGTTAAATCAGGCGACTTAATCGCCATTCGCAGTAAGGGACGTTTAGAAGTTGGCGAAATTGCAGTTACTAAAAAAGACCGTTATCGAGTTCAATTAACAAGATATATGTAA
- a CDS encoding SDR family oxidoreductase: MPTALITGASSGIGKAFAEELAARQTNLVLVSRSEEKLNQIAKELQEKYKIQVDVIVKDLTEPNAASAVFDATKAKELTIDLLINNAGFGDYGDFAESDRERQIKIVQLNVLALVDLTHQFLPLMRQRRSGSIINLSSITAFQPMPYLSVYAASKAFIVSFSQALWAENSSYNIRVLVACPGPIETNFFTEANFPPALAGNTNQMSTSEEVARESLKALENWQPNVVIGDFTTQIRTVLARIVPRKILLQMLVKKFKV, translated from the coding sequence ATGCCAACTGCTCTCATTACTGGTGCCTCTAGTGGTATCGGTAAAGCCTTTGCCGAAGAACTAGCTGCACGTCAGACAAATCTTGTTCTAGTTTCTCGTTCTGAAGAAAAACTTAATCAAATAGCAAAAGAACTACAAGAAAAATACAAAATTCAAGTAGATGTTATCGTTAAAGATCTTACAGAACCTAATGCAGCATCTGCTGTATTTGATGCCACTAAAGCCAAGGAATTAACAATTGATTTATTAATTAACAATGCTGGTTTTGGTGACTATGGCGATTTTGCTGAAAGCGACAGAGAACGGCAAATTAAAATTGTACAATTAAACGTTTTGGCATTGGTAGATTTAACCCATCAATTTCTACCCCTGATGCGGCAAAGACGTTCTGGCAGCATTATTAACTTATCCTCAATTACCGCATTTCAACCAATGCCATACCTTTCTGTTTATGCAGCCAGCAAAGCTTTTATTGTTAGTTTTAGTCAAGCACTGTGGGCTGAAAATAGTTCCTATAATATACGCGTCCTCGTTGCTTGTCCTGGGCCAATAGAAACCAACTTTTTTACTGAAGCTAATTTTCCTCCAGCTTTGGCAGGCAATACAAATCAAATGTCTACTAGCGAAGAAGTAGCACGCGAATCCCTAAAAGCTTTGGAAAATTGGCAGCCAAACGTCGTGATTGGTGATTTTACTACACAAATCAGAACTGTATTGGCTCGCATAGTGCCACGAAAAATTTTACTGCAAATGTTAGTGAAAAAGTTTAAAGTCTAA